A region from the Brassica napus cultivar Da-Ae chromosome C8, Da-Ae, whole genome shotgun sequence genome encodes:
- the LOC125591893 gene encoding cysteine proteinase inhibitor 4-like produces the protein MLKALICLCLILLPVISVVGEKAPPGRWKRIRNLDRDYFVNIAKFAVDEHNRRSKNKLVFIRILEGREQMDTGQRDYFKIGVRNSEDWSEIYEASVFDKEHKNAPILEFFRKIR, from the coding sequence atGTTGAAAGCTTTGATTTGTCTATGTCTCATCCTCCTCCCTGTCATCTCCGTTGTAGGAGAAAAGGCGCCACCGGGTCGGTGGAAGAGAATTAGGAATCTAGATCGTGATTACTTCGTTAACATCGCCAAGTTTGCGGTCGATGAGCATAACAGGCGTTCAAAAAATAAACTGGTGTTCATTAGAATCCTCGAGGGAAGGGAGCAAATGGATACGGGACAAAGAGACTACTTTAAAATCGGGGTCAGGAATAGTGAAGATTGGTCAGAGATATATGAGGCATCAGTGTTTGACAAGGAACATAAGAATGCTCCGATCCTTGAGTTTTTCAGGAAGATAAGGTAA